The Deinococcus arcticus genome has a segment encoding these proteins:
- a CDS encoding SDR family NAD(P)-dependent oxidoreductase has product MNVLIFGATGGIGAATARAFAQAGATLTLSGRDEARLQALAGELGAQARPADLGYESHVRALFEELPAPLDTLVYAAGAAHPEPLAGADPAQVRAVWNANYFGALWVLKHGLGRLNAGGRVYLLGARPELVTARGFTQYAASKAALARAAEIARLEHRGLELTLVLPPAVDTGLWTQVGRVPRGALAAGVVAQAIVANCGGPAQAELRVEG; this is encoded by the coding sequence ATGAACGTGCTGATCTTCGGAGCGACGGGCGGGATTGGGGCGGCCACCGCCCGCGCGTTTGCACAGGCAGGGGCCACGCTCACGCTGTCCGGGCGGGACGAGGCGCGCCTTCAGGCCCTGGCGGGTGAGCTGGGTGCCCAGGCCCGGCCCGCCGACCTGGGCTACGAAAGCCATGTGCGGGCGCTGTTTGAGGAGCTGCCGGCGCCACTGGACACGCTGGTGTATGCGGCGGGCGCGGCCCACCCCGAACCGCTGGCCGGGGCCGACCCGGCCCAGGTGCGCGCCGTGTGGAACGCCAACTATTTCGGGGCGCTGTGGGTGCTCAAGCATGGGCTGGGGCGCCTGAATGCGGGCGGGCGCGTGTACCTGCTGGGCGCCCGCCCAGAACTGGTGACGGCACGGGGTTTTACCCAGTACGCCGCCAGCAAGGCCGCCCTGGCCCGCGCCGCCGAGATCGCCCGGCTGGAACACCGGGGCCTGGAGCTGACCCTGGTGCTGCCGCCAGCGGTGGACACGGGGCTGTGGACCCAGGTGGGCCGGGTGCCCCGGGGCGCCCTGGCCGCCGGGGTGGTGGCGCAGGCCATCGTGGCGAACTGCGGGGGGCCGGCCCAGGCCGAGCTGCGGGTGGAGGGCTGA
- a CDS encoding NUDIX hydrolase yields the protein MPTLAQLRELQSIAQAGLTYTRDPYDRQRFERLRDLSAELLAEQTGQAPAAVAGLLRVEEGYLTPKVDVRAVVLNARGEVLLTREASDGRWSLPGGWADPGESPREIAVREVREETGREVRARRLLSVVDKAKHPHPPDLWAVYKLFVHCELVGPEDSAHAANLETTDSRFFPLDALPPLSLGRNLPAQIQRAAELALNPALGTDVD from the coding sequence ATGCCCACCCTGGCCCAGCTCCGCGAGTTGCAGTCCATTGCCCAGGCCGGTCTGACCTACACCCGCGACCCCTACGACCGCCAGCGCTTTGAGCGCCTGCGCGACCTGTCCGCCGAGTTGCTAGCCGAACAGACCGGGCAGGCGCCGGCGGCGGTGGCGGGCCTGCTGCGGGTGGAAGAGGGCTACCTGACGCCCAAGGTGGACGTGCGCGCCGTGGTCCTGAATGCCCGGGGCGAGGTGCTGCTGACCCGTGAAGCCTCGGATGGCCGCTGGAGCCTGCCCGGCGGCTGGGCCGACCCCGGCGAGAGCCCCCGTGAAATCGCGGTGCGCGAGGTCCGTGAGGAAACGGGCCGTGAGGTCCGCGCCCGGCGTCTGCTGTCGGTGGTGGACAAGGCCAAGCACCCCCACCCGCCGGATCTGTGGGCGGTGTACAAGCTCTTTGTGCACTGCGAGCTGGTGGGCCCGGAGGACAGCGCGCACGCGGCCAACCTCGAAACCACCGACAGCCGCTTTTTCCCGCTGGACGCCCTACCGCCCCTGAGCCTGGGCCGCAACCTGCCGGCGCAGATTCAGCGCGCGGCCGAACTGGCGCTGAACCCGGCCCTGGGGACCGACGTGGACTGA